The following coding sequences are from one Candidatus Binataceae bacterium window:
- a CDS encoding xanthine dehydrogenase family protein molybdopterin-binding subunit translates to MAKWVGQPLKRAEDPRLLTGRGAFVADLPLKEPYAAAILRSPHAHARIRAIDASAALRAPGVAGVITGADALKYTQPFSVGVQAPVRYYCMATDKARFVGEPVAVVVARDRYLAEDALELVQVDYEPLPAVIDPERALKPGAPLLHEAVGSNEACHRHIVYGDVERAFAEADIVIRERFRYPKYSSTPLETYGVIGTWDPTTGVLTITSNFMGPFILHALVARALGLAENRLRFVVPPDIGGSFGIKTSIFPYLALIGLAAMRIGVTVRWIEDRREHLLASSSGVDRVAYRELAARSDGTILAMRSRWYDNVGGYVRSPEPGCTFRPIGNWVGPYSFTNLEADAHVVMTNKSLTGPNRGYACGHLYFEIERMVDLLAERLAMDPAEVRRRNFIRPAQFPYRTPTGGLYDSGNYPAAFERALEAAGYPALREEQRRARAAGQLYGVGLAVAVDPSVSNMGYVTVALDPEVRARPEYLPKSGAIESATVKIDPLGRVTAILGSAPQGQGHQTIVAQIIADELGVAPADVTVVDEMDTFTRVWGISSGTYSSRFGSVGTSAAALAARKLKDKLIRLASALTETPAENLIFADGRVVARAGGGRALTLKELAGRAHWNTESLPRGMEPGLEATAVFGFPLADSPDAHDRVNSSNTYGFIAEVMAVEIDRETAEIKILRYVTVHDAGVIINPLIAEGQIVGGALHGLGGALWEELAYDCEGQFLSGTFMDYLVPSASQAPRIEVAHIATPSPFTTLGAKGLGEASSMTAPAVVANAVSDALAPLGVRITELPITPERLWHLLDGAGRRAQ, encoded by the coding sequence ATGGCGAAGTGGGTCGGACAGCCGCTCAAGCGCGCCGAAGATCCGCGCCTGCTGACCGGACGCGGCGCCTTCGTCGCCGACCTGCCGCTCAAAGAGCCGTACGCCGCGGCGATCCTGCGCAGCCCGCACGCCCACGCGCGCATCCGCGCGATCGACGCCTCGGCGGCGCTGCGCGCACCCGGCGTCGCCGGCGTGATCACCGGCGCCGACGCGCTCAAATACACGCAGCCGTTTTCGGTCGGCGTGCAGGCGCCGGTCAGGTACTACTGCATGGCGACCGACAAGGCCCGCTTCGTCGGCGAGCCGGTGGCCGTGGTCGTCGCGCGCGACCGTTATCTGGCCGAGGATGCGCTCGAACTCGTCCAGGTTGATTACGAACCGCTGCCGGCGGTGATCGATCCGGAGCGCGCGCTCAAGCCCGGAGCGCCGCTGCTCCACGAGGCCGTCGGCTCCAACGAGGCGTGCCATCGTCACATCGTTTACGGCGACGTCGAACGCGCCTTCGCCGAAGCGGACATCGTGATCCGCGAGCGTTTCCGCTACCCGAAATATTCCTCGACCCCGCTGGAGACTTACGGCGTGATCGGGACGTGGGATCCGACGACCGGAGTGCTCACGATCACGTCGAACTTCATGGGGCCGTTCATCTTGCACGCGCTGGTCGCCCGCGCTCTGGGACTGGCGGAGAACCGACTGCGCTTCGTGGTCCCGCCCGACATCGGCGGCAGCTTCGGCATCAAGACCAGCATCTTTCCCTACCTCGCGCTGATCGGGCTTGCTGCGATGCGCATCGGCGTCACCGTGCGCTGGATCGAAGATCGCCGCGAGCATCTGCTGGCCTCCTCCAGCGGCGTGGACCGTGTCGCCTACCGCGAACTGGCCGCGCGCAGCGACGGCACGATCCTGGCGATGCGCTCGCGATGGTACGACAACGTTGGCGGCTACGTGCGCAGTCCGGAGCCGGGATGCACATTTCGCCCGATCGGCAACTGGGTCGGGCCGTACAGCTTCACGAACCTCGAAGCCGACGCCCACGTCGTGATGACCAACAAGAGCCTGACCGGGCCGAACCGCGGCTACGCCTGCGGCCATCTGTACTTCGAGATCGAGCGGATGGTCGATCTGTTGGCCGAGCGGCTCGCGATGGATCCGGCCGAGGTGCGCCGGCGCAACTTCATCCGCCCCGCCCAATTTCCCTATCGCACGCCGACCGGCGGGCTCTACGATTCGGGCAATTATCCCGCAGCCTTCGAGCGTGCGCTCGAGGCCGCCGGCTACCCTGCGCTTCGCGAGGAGCAGCGGCGCGCGCGCGCCGCCGGCCAACTCTACGGTGTGGGGCTCGCGGTCGCGGTCGATCCGTCGGTTTCCAACATGGGCTACGTCACCGTCGCGCTCGATCCCGAGGTGCGCGCGCGTCCGGAATACCTGCCCAAGTCGGGCGCGATCGAAAGCGCGACCGTCAAGATCGATCCGCTTGGCCGGGTGACGGCTATCCTCGGCTCGGCGCCCCAGGGCCAGGGTCATCAGACGATCGTCGCCCAGATTATCGCCGACGAGCTCGGCGTGGCACCCGCCGACGTCACGGTGGTTGACGAGATGGACACCTTCACCCGCGTGTGGGGCATTTCCTCAGGCACCTATTCAAGCCGCTTCGGCTCGGTCGGCACCAGTGCCGCCGCGCTCGCTGCGCGCAAGCTCAAGGACAAATTGATTCGTCTCGCCTCGGCCCTGACCGAGACCCCGGCCGAGAATCTCATCTTCGCCGACGGGCGCGTGGTGGCGCGCGCGGGCGGCGGGCGCGCGCTGACGCTCAAGGAGCTGGCCGGGCGCGCGCACTGGAACACCGAATCGCTGCCGCGCGGGATGGAGCCGGGGCTCGAGGCGACGGCGGTGTTCGGCTTTCCGCTCGCCGACTCGCCTGACGCGCACGACCGCGTTAATTCATCGAACACCTACGGCTTTATCGCCGAAGTGATGGCGGTCGAAATCGATCGCGAAACCGCCGAGATCAAAATCCTGCGCTACGTCACGGTCCACGATGCCGGCGTGATAATCAATCCGCTCATCGCGGAGGGCCAGATTGTCGGCGGCGCGCTCCACGGGCTCGGCGGCGCGCTATGGGAGGAGCTCGCCTATGATTGCGAGGGGCAGTTTCTCTCCGGCACCTTCATGGACTACCTGGTGCCGTCGGCGAGCCAGGCGCCGCGGATTGAGGTCGCGCACATCGCCACTCCCTCGCCGTTCACAACGCTGGGAGCAAAAGGGCTGGGCGAGGCGAGCTCGATGACCGCGCCCGCGGTGGTCGCCAACGCGGTGAGCGACGCGCTCGCTCCGCTCGGCGTCCGCATCACCGAGCTGCCGATCACGCCCGAGCGCCTGTGGCATCTGCTCGACGGCGCGGGCCGGAGGGCGCAATGA
- a CDS encoding acyl-CoA synthetase, translated as MTTAARERGYLEIPERLNVGAYVIDRHVEEGRGGRVAAWAEGRGWTFAELREQTNRFANALRALGVRRGECVMLRMGTRLETLIALVGVMKLGAIAIPTSFLFREHEVEKILRNSDAVLAVSTPELLGPIEAVCARTPALRRLILVGAESGAIDSQRTFSWERLMADASDEFTPAPTACDDVAFVIYTSGTTGEPKGVQQAHRWLLGTGDPYNRAMVKMRPADVCYQPQDWSFIYALGSGCLYPLIEGAAIVVPYGRFASEPTFETIERHRVTVLAAVPTIYRMLLTVPDAERRWRLDSLRAAVSAGESLPADTFNEFRRRFGVTIHDGIGQTETHIFVGNRIGMEVKPGSMGRPLPGYEVAILDDAGRPQKPGEPGHLVLRNDHPGLTVGYRKAAERWAEVNRGSWYYTQDVAYVDGDGYFWYVSRSDDLIKSRAYLISPKEVESALLEHPAVLEAAVVGISHPQIGARVKGFVTLREGYAPSETLAEQIRAHARSVIAPYKVPHQVEFMAELPKSPNGKILRRVLRDRG; from the coding sequence ATGACCACGGCGGCTCGCGAACGCGGTTATCTGGAAATTCCCGAGCGCTTGAACGTCGGGGCGTACGTCATCGATCGCCACGTCGAGGAAGGGCGCGGCGGGCGTGTGGCCGCGTGGGCGGAGGGCCGCGGCTGGACCTTCGCCGAACTGCGCGAGCAGACAAATCGCTTCGCCAACGCGTTGCGCGCGCTCGGCGTGCGCCGCGGCGAATGCGTGATGCTGCGGATGGGTACCCGGCTGGAGACGCTGATCGCGCTGGTCGGCGTGATGAAGCTCGGTGCGATTGCGATCCCGACCAGTTTCCTGTTCCGCGAGCACGAGGTCGAAAAAATCCTGCGCAACAGCGACGCGGTCCTCGCGGTCTCGACGCCCGAGCTGCTCGGCCCGATCGAGGCCGTGTGCGCGCGCACGCCGGCGCTGCGCCGGCTGATCCTGGTCGGCGCGGAGAGCGGCGCGATCGATAGCCAGCGCACGTTTTCGTGGGAGCGCCTGATGGCCGACGCGTCGGACGAATTCACCCCGGCGCCAACCGCGTGCGACGACGTTGCCTTCGTAATCTACACCTCCGGTACCACGGGCGAGCCCAAGGGCGTCCAGCAGGCCCATCGCTGGCTGCTTGGCACCGGCGATCCGTACAACCGCGCGATGGTGAAGATGCGCCCTGCGGACGTCTGTTACCAGCCGCAAGACTGGTCGTTCATCTATGCGCTCGGGTCGGGATGCCTGTATCCGCTGATCGAGGGCGCCGCGATCGTTGTGCCGTACGGCCGCTTCGCATCGGAGCCGACGTTCGAGACGATCGAGCGCCATCGCGTGACCGTGCTCGCTGCCGTGCCGACCATCTACCGGATGCTGCTCACGGTGCCGGACGCCGAGCGGCGATGGCGGCTCGATTCGCTGCGCGCCGCCGTCAGCGCCGGCGAGTCGCTGCCCGCCGACACGTTCAATGAATTCCGCCGCCGCTTCGGCGTCACGATCCACGACGGCATCGGCCAGACCGAAACCCATATCTTCGTCGGCAACCGGATCGGGATGGAGGTCAAGCCGGGCTCGATGGGCCGGCCGCTGCCGGGCTACGAGGTCGCGATCCTCGACGATGCTGGTCGTCCGCAAAAGCCCGGCGAGCCTGGCCACCTGGTGCTGCGCAACGACCATCCGGGGCTGACCGTAGGCTACCGCAAAGCGGCCGAGCGCTGGGCCGAGGTCAACCGCGGCTCGTGGTACTACACCCAGGACGTCGCCTACGTCGATGGCGACGGCTACTTCTGGTACGTCTCACGCTCTGACGATTTGATTAAGAGCCGTGCCTATCTGATCTCGCCCAAGGAAGTTGAATCCGCGCTGCTCGAGCATCCAGCGGTGCTCGAAGCGGCAGTAGTAGGGATTTCGCACCCCCAGATCGGCGCACGGGTCAAGGGCTTCGTAACCCTGCGCGAGGGATACGCACCGTCGGAGACCCTCGCGGAACAGATCCGCGCCCACGCGCGCAGCGTAATCGCGCCCTACAAGGTGCCCCATCAGGTCGAATTCATGGCCGAGCTCCCCAAAAGCCCCAACGGCAAGATCCTGCGCCGCGTGCTGCGCGATCGCGGATGA
- a CDS encoding SGNH/GDSL hydrolase family protein produces MIRRAAGIAALILFGVVGALLIAEAGVRIANHWFPYFYCYDAARGWGLRPNTAGYYRREGGAWVSINAHGFRGPDFSRRKPPGTIRIAVLGDSYTQAMQVPYEDTFASVAADALAQCPLFRGKRVEALNFGVDGYGTAQELVTLREKVWPYHPDIVVLAVFLGNDVRNNSVSLEGDECRPFFVERDGKLEPAGPFRSSASFRLWCMTRFDYRKAGLLTMLRNGWTIIREHSRGPTAQSPVEAAINYNIYKPPADKAWSDAWQVTEALISEMHREVAAHGAAFLVTTLDTSIQVWPDQQVRANFMKRIGVSDLFYPDRRIAALGEREGFEVLALAEPLLRYAEQHHVYLHGFANTREGFGHWNKVGHRVAGELIGRRLCAMAEAGKCPSCTAAGAPR; encoded by the coding sequence ATGATACGCAGGGCAGCAGGCATAGCGGCGCTGATTCTCTTCGGCGTGGTCGGCGCGCTGCTGATCGCCGAGGCCGGGGTGCGCATCGCCAACCACTGGTTCCCTTATTTCTATTGCTACGACGCCGCGCGCGGATGGGGGCTGCGGCCGAACACCGCCGGCTACTATCGGCGCGAGGGCGGCGCCTGGGTGAGCATCAACGCACACGGCTTCCGCGGCCCCGACTTTTCGCGTCGCAAGCCGCCCGGGACGATTCGCATCGCGGTGCTCGGCGACTCTTATACCCAGGCGATGCAGGTCCCCTACGAGGACACCTTCGCCTCGGTGGCGGCGGACGCGCTAGCGCAATGCCCGCTGTTTCGCGGCAAACGCGTCGAAGCGCTCAACTTCGGCGTTGACGGCTACGGCACCGCGCAGGAGCTGGTGACGCTGCGCGAGAAGGTCTGGCCCTACCATCCCGACATCGTGGTGCTCGCGGTCTTTCTCGGCAACGACGTCCGCAACAACTCAGTATCGCTCGAAGGCGACGAATGCCGGCCGTTCTTTGTCGAGCGCGATGGCAAGCTCGAACCGGCGGGGCCGTTCAGGAGCTCGGCCTCGTTTCGGCTGTGGTGCATGACGCGCTTCGATTATCGCAAGGCGGGACTGCTCACGATGCTGCGCAATGGATGGACGATAATCCGCGAACACAGCCGCGGGCCGACCGCGCAATCCCCGGTCGAAGCGGCGATCAACTACAACATCTACAAGCCGCCCGCCGACAAGGCGTGGAGCGACGCCTGGCAAGTCACCGAGGCGCTTATCAGCGAGATGCATCGCGAGGTCGCGGCGCACGGCGCGGCCTTCCTGGTCACGACGCTCGACACCAGCATCCAGGTCTGGCCCGATCAACAGGTGCGCGCCAACTTCATGAAGCGGATCGGCGTGAGCGACCTCTTCTATCCCGACCGCCGCATCGCCGCGCTCGGCGAACGCGAGGGCTTCGAGGTGCTGGCACTGGCCGAGCCGCTGCTCCGCTACGCCGAGCAGCATCACGTCTATCTCCACGGCTTCGCCAACACGCGCGAGGGCTTCGGCCATTGGAACAAGGTCGGGCATCGGGTGGCCGGCGAGCTAATCGGCAGGCGTCTGTGCGCGATGGCCGAGGCGGGCAAATGCCCCAGCTGCACGGCGGCTGGCGCCCCACGCTAG
- a CDS encoding ferritin-like fold-containing protein yields the protein MHIVKSHDEIPDDNYRRMVLTLMDRQAGREIATAEVFGQCVIHAPGVDDKIRITRYQNEELKHFKLIARLMAELGVDIEAYVRERRKAGARFTGDEADVRIEDWIDATLFNFMIDRAATFQLTEYTKGSYLPLARANQSILKDEEGHKNFGETCLVEMCRDAATRAEIQRRFRKWFVAAIRIFGRPETAGNRYCIEVGLKTRDSGDVAAAYLDSIRPVMAQCGLRFPERHELPVELPAQVDLSVPGAEFAAAHLTH from the coding sequence ATGCACATCGTCAAGAGCCACGACGAGATTCCCGACGACAATTACCGCAGGATGGTGCTGACGCTGATGGACCGCCAGGCGGGACGCGAGATCGCCACCGCCGAGGTCTTTGGCCAATGCGTGATCCACGCGCCCGGCGTGGACGACAAGATCCGCATCACGCGCTACCAGAACGAGGAGCTCAAGCACTTCAAACTGATCGCCAGGCTAATGGCCGAGCTGGGCGTCGATATCGAGGCCTACGTGCGCGAGCGCCGCAAAGCCGGCGCGCGCTTCACCGGCGACGAGGCCGACGTCCGAATCGAGGACTGGATCGACGCGACGCTGTTCAATTTCATGATCGACCGCGCGGCGACCTTTCAGCTCACCGAGTACACCAAGGGCAGCTACCTGCCGCTCGCCCGCGCCAACCAGTCGATCCTCAAGGACGAGGAGGGACACAAGAACTTCGGTGAAACGTGCCTGGTGGAGATGTGCCGCGACGCGGCGACGCGCGCCGAAATCCAGCGCCGTTTCAGGAAATGGTTCGTTGCCGCGATACGGATTTTCGGACGCCCGGAAACGGCCGGCAACCGCTATTGCATCGAGGTCGGCCTCAAGACGCGCGACAGCGGCGACGTCGCGGCCGCCTACCTCGATTCGATTCGGCCAGTGATGGCGCAATGCGGGCTGCGTTTTCCGGAGCGCCACGAGCTGCCGGTCGAGCTGCCGGCGCAAGTCGATCTCTCCGTGCCCGGCGCCGAATTCGCCGCCGCCCACCTCACGCATTGA
- a CDS encoding (2Fe-2S)-binding protein — translation MAEPRKIQMTVNGQVREGWAEPRRLLADFLREELGLTGTHIGCEHGICGACTVLFNGEAARACLMFAVQADGAELMTVEGLAHDGRLHPLQEAFWEHHGLQCGFCTPGMLMAAYDFLRVNPDPSEQEIREALSAVLCRCTGYLGIVRAVKAAAERMRAVR, via the coding sequence ATGGCGGAGCCGAGAAAGATCCAGATGACCGTCAACGGCCAGGTGCGCGAAGGATGGGCCGAGCCGCGGCGCCTGCTAGCGGACTTTCTGCGCGAGGAGCTGGGCCTGACCGGCACGCATATCGGATGCGAGCACGGGATCTGCGGCGCCTGCACCGTGCTGTTCAACGGCGAGGCCGCGCGCGCGTGCCTGATGTTTGCGGTGCAGGCCGACGGCGCCGAGCTGATGACGGTCGAGGGGCTGGCGCATGACGGCCGGCTCCATCCGCTCCAGGAAGCCTTCTGGGAGCATCACGGACTGCAGTGCGGCTTCTGCACGCCCGGGATGCTGATGGCGGCGTACGATTTCCTGCGCGTCAATCCCGATCCCAGCGAGCAGGAAATCCGCGAGGCGCTCTCGGCCGTGCTTTGCCGATGCACCGGTTACCTGGGGATAGTGCGTGCGGTCAAGGCGGCTGCGGAGCGGATGCGCGCGGTCCGGTAG
- a CDS encoding xanthine dehydrogenase family protein subunit M → MKPPPFEYHAPASAAEALDLLARHGADARLLAGGQSLVPLLNFRLSAPAVIVDLNRTAELAYIKEDTGRVRIGAMTRQRTIEFSPLIKARLPLLSEATRWVGHLPTRTRGTIGGSIAHADPAAEYPAVASALDAELVIRSAGGAERVVHPAEFFRGLMTTALAPGEMLSEVRLPVAPPNSGCAFEEFSRRHGDFAIVGIAAMVVVEGERCRQARLSACGAGPIPVRLRGAEEIVERGGLGERVVDEAAARAAQLVDPGADLHASVEYRRHLTRVLTRRALKRAIERACAVKGS, encoded by the coding sequence ATGAAGCCGCCGCCGTTCGAGTACCATGCGCCTGCCAGCGCCGCCGAAGCGCTCGACCTGCTGGCGCGTCACGGCGCCGACGCGCGCCTGCTCGCCGGCGGCCAGAGCCTCGTTCCGCTCCTGAATTTCCGCTTGAGCGCGCCGGCAGTGATTGTCGATCTTAACCGCACTGCCGAGCTTGCCTACATCAAGGAGGATACCGGGCGTGTGCGAATCGGCGCGATGACGCGCCAGCGCACGATCGAATTCTCGCCGCTGATCAAAGCCCGCCTGCCGCTGCTTTCCGAAGCGACGCGCTGGGTCGGCCATCTGCCGACGCGCACCCGCGGCACGATCGGCGGCTCGATCGCGCATGCCGATCCGGCCGCCGAGTATCCCGCGGTCGCTTCCGCGCTCGACGCCGAACTGGTGATTCGCAGCGCCGGCGGCGCCGAGCGGGTCGTGCACCCGGCGGAGTTCTTCCGGGGCCTGATGACGACCGCGCTTGCGCCGGGCGAAATGCTCTCCGAGGTGCGGCTGCCGGTCGCGCCGCCGAACTCGGGATGTGCCTTCGAGGAATTCAGCCGCCGCCATGGCGATTTCGCGATAGTCGGTATCGCCGCGATGGTGGTTGTGGAGGGCGAGCGATGCCGCCAGGCGCGGCTGTCCGCGTGCGGCGCCGGCCCGATCCCGGTCCGCCTGCGCGGCGCCGAAGAAATCGTCGAACGCGGGGGGCTGGGCGAGCGCGTGGTGGACGAAGCGGCGGCGCGCGCGGCCCAGCTGGTCGATCCCGGCGCCGACCTGCACGCATCCGTCGAATATCGGCGCCATCTGACGCGCGTGCTGACGCGCCGCGCGCTTAAGCGTGCGATCGAAAGGGCGTGCGCCGTCAAGGGAAGCTAG
- a CDS encoding VOC family protein, whose translation MHGISHVAIGVADLERSLRFYRDLLGLRVTLDKEEPVRGSERLFADPVQNRRRAVYLKWNGGPEAGFIVLSQKPGEPSGRPIKLDQVGIHHFSFWVSDLRERVEKLKAAGVKILIGPYESDSIAYGEPPGKKVLTCLFEDPDGIILQFDQRLG comes from the coding sequence ATGCACGGAATCTCGCACGTGGCGATCGGCGTCGCTGACCTCGAGCGCTCACTGCGCTTCTATCGCGACCTGCTCGGCCTGCGCGTCACCCTTGACAAGGAGGAGCCGGTGCGGGGCTCCGAGCGGCTGTTCGCCGACCCCGTGCAGAACCGCCGCCGGGCGGTTTATCTCAAATGGAACGGCGGGCCGGAGGCGGGGTTTATCGTGCTCTCGCAAAAGCCCGGCGAACCCTCGGGGCGGCCGATCAAGCTCGACCAGGTTGGCATCCACCACTTCTCATTCTGGGTGAGCGACCTGCGCGAGCGGGTCGAGAAACTTAAGGCGGCGGGGGTCAAAATCCTGATCGGTCCGTACGAGTCCGACTCGATCGCCTACGGCGAGCCGCCGGGGAAAAAGGTCCTGACCTGCCTGTTCGAGGATCCCGACGGTATAATCCTGCAATTCGACCAGCGGCTAGGCTAG